In Rhodobacter xanthinilyticus, a single window of DNA contains:
- a CDS encoding glycosyltransferase, with protein MKILFVHQNFPGQFPHLAPALEARGHHVLALTTETNTRPSPVKVLKYRKPAEVKIEPRLTRMYADCAERGLKAALAARQLRARHNYVPDVIFGHSGWGETLFLKEVWPEARLLVYAEMMYQTSGLDTDFDPEFARPAFESRVSTTARSAHLIQSMVQADAALSPTEFQAATFQPEFRPKITVCHDGIDTARVCPDPQARLAIPGTDLVFKPGDEVISFVNRSLEPYRGYHSFLRALPEVLAARPGAHVVLIGEEGQSYGAAPGGGRSWKQIFLEEVKDRLDLSRVHFLGRVPYPTYLSLLQVSRVHAYLTYPFVLSWSLMESLAAGCHVIGSDTAPVREVIRPGENGQLVDFFDIKGWSARLIEALAEPERFAALRAQARADIVARYDLNAVCLPRLIDFVERAGA; from the coding sequence TTGAAGATCCTGTTCGTTCACCAGAATTTCCCCGGCCAGTTCCCCCATCTCGCGCCCGCGCTCGAGGCGCGCGGCCATCATGTTCTGGCGCTGACGACCGAGACGAACACCCGCCCCTCGCCGGTGAAAGTGCTGAAATATCGCAAGCCCGCCGAGGTCAAGATCGAGCCGCGGCTGACGCGGATGTATGCCGATTGCGCCGAGCGGGGGCTGAAGGCGGCGCTCGCGGCGCGGCAGCTGCGCGCGCGGCACAATTATGTGCCCGATGTGATCTTTGGCCATTCGGGCTGGGGCGAGACGCTGTTTCTCAAGGAGGTCTGGCCCGAGGCGCGGCTCCTCGTCTATGCCGAGATGATGTATCAGACCTCGGGCCTCGACACCGATTTCGACCCGGAATTCGCCCGCCCGGCGTTCGAGTCGCGCGTTTCGACCACGGCGCGTTCGGCGCATCTGATCCAGTCGATGGTGCAGGCCGATGCCGCGCTCTCGCCGACCGAGTTTCAGGCCGCAACCTTCCAGCCCGAGTTCCGCCCGAAGATCACCGTCTGCCATGACGGGATCGATACCGCGCGGGTCTGCCCCGATCCGCAGGCGCGGCTCGCGATCCCGGGGACCGATCTGGTCTTCAAACCCGGCGATGAGGTGATCAGCTTCGTCAACCGCTCGCTCGAGCCCTATCGCGGCTATCACAGCTTCCTGCGCGCGCTGCCCGAGGTGCTGGCGGCGCGGCCCGGGGCGCATGTGGTGCTGATCGGCGAGGAGGGGCAGAGCTATGGCGCGGCGCCCGGCGGCGGGCGGAGCTGGAAGCAGATCTTCCTCGAGGAGGTCAAGGACCGGCTCGATCTGAGCCGCGTACATTTCCTCGGCCGCGTGCCTTACCCGACTTATCTGAGCCTGCTGCAGGTCAGCCGGGTGCATGCCTATCTGACATATCCTTTCGTGCTGAGCTGGTCCTTGATGGAGAGCCTCGCGGCGGGGTGCCATGTGATCGGCTCGGATACCGCGCCGGTGCGCGAGGTGATCCGGCCGGGCGAGAACGGGCAGCTCGTCGATTTCTTCGATATCAAGGGCTGGTCGGCGCGGCTGATCGAGGCCCTGGCCGAGCCCGAGCGCTTTGCGGCCCTGCGCGCGCAGGCGCGGGCCGATATCGTGGCGCGCTATGATCTGAACGCGGTCTGTCTGCCGCGGTTGATCGACTTCGTGGAGCGGGCCGGGGCCTGA